The genomic stretch TCCAGCACGGGGATCGTTGCAGGCAGCAACGGCGACACCTGAGCGGGCAACGTCTGCCACGCGAACGCCTGACCTTCGCGGCCATGCGGCTCGCCGCCCCAGGCGGTCACCTTGCAGAAATAGAGGCGCACGTACGCGTGCGGATAGTCGTGCTCGAGCACGTGCCAGCGATGGCTAGACTGCACGTCGATGCCGAGTTCCTCGTGCAGTTCGCGTGCAAGCGCCGCTTCGACCGATTCGCCCGGCTCCAGCTTGCCGCCCGGAAACTCCCAGTAGCCTTCATACGGTTTTCCCGCGGGCCTTTGCGCAAGCAGATAGCGGCCGTCGGGTCGAACAAGCACGCCGACGGCCACTTCCGTCACCGGCCGGCCCGCTTCGTTGACGTCTGCGGCCTTCGGCGCGCCGTTATGCGCTGCGTCGCTCATGCTTGCGCCCGCTTGCCCGACCAGTCGCGCGCGAACTGCCATGCGACGCGTCCGGAGCGCGAACCGCGCTCCAA from Paraburkholderia phymatum STM815 encodes the following:
- a CDS encoding NUDIX domain-containing protein — its product is MSDAAHNGAPKAADVNEAGRPVTEVAVGVLVRPDGRYLLAQRPAGKPYEGYWEFPGGKLEPGESVEAALARELHEELGIDVQSSHRWHVLEHDYPHAYVRLYFCKVTAWGGEPHGREGQAFAWQTLPAQVSPLLPATIPVLEWLAAE